From a region of the Pukyongiella litopenaei genome:
- a CDS encoding ABC transporter substrate-binding protein, producing the protein MIKVKLGLTVAAICAATATWAGKADDTLKAAFTKELENVDSYFNSSREGVVLQRAIWDGLIYRDPATNEYKGNLATDWTWIDDTTLELKLREGVTFHNGEPFNADDVVYTVNFVADEANGVKTQRNVNWMKSAEKVDDYTVRILLKEPFPAAIEFLSGPVSMYPDEYYAEAGPTGMGLKPVGTGPYKVTEVVPGQHFVLEKNENYHDSPKGQPEIGKIDIRTIPDVNTQIAELFNGSLDLIWQTPADQAEKLAAMDQFTVANESTMRIGYLTLDAAGRTGADNPFTKLKVRQAVAHAIDREALVSALLKGKSQVISTACFPSQFGCAQDVTSYEYDPEKAKALLAEAGYPDGFETDYYAYRDREYAEAISSFLNAVGIKTNFNMLQYSALRELRMKEGSPVSFQTWGSYSINDTSAITSQFFKFGSLDDSRDQEIKDWLDVADSSTDPAEREEYYRKALQKIADQAYWVPMFSYNTNYVFTKEVAYTPTPDEVLRFTTMRWN; encoded by the coding sequence ATGATCAAAGTGAAACTCGGGCTGACCGTGGCCGCAATCTGCGCCGCCACGGCAACATGGGCGGGCAAGGCCGACGACACACTCAAGGCTGCGTTTACCAAGGAACTGGAAAACGTCGACAGCTATTTCAACTCATCCCGCGAGGGCGTGGTGCTGCAACGCGCGATCTGGGACGGGCTGATCTATCGCGATCCGGCCACCAACGAATACAAGGGCAACCTGGCGACCGATTGGACATGGATCGACGACACCACTCTCGAATTGAAGCTGCGCGAGGGCGTGACATTTCACAATGGCGAGCCGTTCAACGCCGATGATGTCGTCTATACCGTCAATTTTGTCGCCGACGAAGCCAATGGCGTAAAGACCCAGCGCAATGTGAACTGGATGAAATCGGCGGAAAAGGTCGACGATTACACCGTTCGGATCCTGCTGAAGGAGCCGTTCCCCGCCGCCATCGAATTCCTGTCGGGGCCGGTATCGATGTACCCGGACGAGTATTATGCAGAGGCCGGTCCGACCGGGATGGGGCTGAAGCCGGTGGGCACGGGCCCCTACAAGGTGACCGAAGTGGTGCCGGGCCAGCATTTCGTGCTGGAGAAGAACGAAAACTATCACGACAGCCCCAAGGGACAGCCGGAAATCGGCAAGATCGATATCCGCACGATCCCCGATGTGAACACGCAGATTGCCGAACTTTTCAACGGCTCGCTTGACCTGATCTGGCAGACGCCTGCGGACCAGGCCGAAAAGCTGGCCGCAATGGACCAGTTCACCGTCGCCAATGAAAGCACCATGCGCATCGGCTATCTGACTTTGGATGCCGCAGGGCGCACCGGGGCCGACAACCCGTTCACCAAGCTGAAGGTGCGGCAGGCGGTGGCGCATGCCATCGACCGCGAGGCGCTGGTAAGCGCGCTGCTCAAGGGCAAGAGCCAGGTCATCTCGACCGCCTGTTTTCCCAGCCAGTTTGGCTGTGCTCAGGATGTCACGAGCTATGAATACGACCCCGAAAAGGCCAAGGCGCTGCTGGCCGAAGCAGGCTATCCGGATGGGTTCGAAACCGATTACTACGCCTATCGCGACCGTGAATATGCCGAGGCGATTTCTTCGTTTCTGAACGCGGTTGGCATCAAGACCAACTTCAACATGCTGCAATACTCGGCCCTGCGGGAGTTGCGGATGAAAGAGGGTTCGCCGGTTTCGTTCCAGACCTGGGGGTCCTATTCGATCAACGATACCTCCGCGATCACCAGCCAGTTCTTCAAGTTCGGATCGCTGGATGACTCCCGTGACCAGGAAATCAAGGACTGGCTCGATGTGGCTGACAGTTCGACCGACCCGGCCGAGCGCGAGGAATACTATCGCAAGGCGCTGCAGAAGATCGCCGACCAGGCGTATTGGGTGCCCATGTTCAGCTACAACACCAACTACGTCTTCACCAAGGAGGTCGCCTATACGCCGACCCCGGACGAGGTGTTGCGCTTTACCACCATGCGCTGGAACTGA
- the grrM gene encoding cyclophane-forming radical SAM/SPASM peptide maturase GrrM/OscB, with protein MGRPGLVGMQLLVLQPTPFCNINCRYCYLPSRNDRGRMSAETLEAVGARVVSSPLFGDGTTVVWHAGEPLVLSPDWYRDAVRILEISGGRTVARQSFQTNATLINDAWLDHLGSPGVSVGVSLDGPEDLHDLNRRDRRGRGTFRATMSGIGKLNARRIPFHIISVITAASLDRPQEVARALVDAGPTSIGLNLEEIDGTNESSSLLQSESQDRVRRFLDGFLDVLDSEPDAPVLREAEALRNLLGAMKSGKRACSQENVPGAIVSVDMKGEISTYSPELMGVDAPRFNGFKFGNVHDIHDLSDVFLGRAFLACHRQIAVGVSKCARSCAHFPLCGGGSPSNKFGETGRLDCTETAFCRLSVKTVLDHLADRLAGPVSRRVAR; from the coding sequence ATGGGTCGCCCTGGTTTGGTCGGGATGCAGCTATTGGTGCTGCAACCCACACCTTTTTGCAACATCAACTGCAGATATTGTTACCTTCCATCGCGCAATGATCGGGGACGGATGAGCGCCGAGACGCTGGAGGCGGTCGGCGCCCGGGTCGTATCGAGTCCATTGTTTGGGGACGGGACGACCGTTGTCTGGCACGCGGGCGAGCCGTTGGTGCTGAGCCCGGACTGGTATCGAGATGCGGTCAGGATTCTTGAGATATCTGGCGGGCGAACTGTCGCGCGCCAGAGCTTTCAAACCAATGCGACCCTGATCAATGATGCCTGGTTGGACCATCTGGGCAGTCCCGGGGTTTCGGTCGGGGTGAGTCTGGACGGTCCGGAGGACCTGCATGACCTCAACCGCCGTGATCGGCGTGGGCGAGGGACCTTCCGGGCGACCATGAGCGGGATCGGCAAGCTAAATGCGCGCCGCATTCCTTTTCATATCATCTCGGTTATCACCGCTGCCTCATTGGATCGACCCCAAGAGGTTGCACGGGCGCTTGTTGACGCTGGGCCGACATCAATCGGCCTGAACCTTGAAGAAATCGATGGGACGAACGAATCGTCGAGCTTGTTGCAGTCCGAGTCACAAGACCGGGTCCGACGGTTTCTCGACGGGTTCTTGGACGTGCTCGACTCCGAACCCGATGCCCCCGTGCTTCGCGAGGCCGAGGCTTTACGAAACCTGTTAGGGGCGATGAAATCCGGAAAGCGGGCCTGCAGTCAGGAAAACGTCCCGGGCGCCATCGTGTCAGTCGATATGAAGGGTGAAATCTCGACCTATTCGCCAGAGCTAATGGGGGTCGATGCGCCTCGGTTCAACGGGTTCAAATTCGGCAATGTGCACGATATCCACGATCTGAGCGATGTGTTTCTTGGCCGAGCCTTTCTCGCTTGTCACCGCCAGATCGCTGTTGGCGTTTCGAAATGCGCAAGAAGTTGCGCCCATTTCCCGCTCTGCGGCGGTGGATCTCCGTCCAACAAGTTTGGTGAAACCGGACGTCTGGACTGCACTGAAACCGCTTTCTGCCGTTTGTCGGTCAAAACCGTTCTCGACCATCTTGCGGATCGCTTGGCCGGGCCAGTATCTCGGAGGGTGGCCCGTTGA
- a CDS encoding amino acid ABC transporter ATP-binding protein has product MTTTMASQSEPRDVVIEMRAVNKWYDDFHVLKDIDLTVERGERIVICGPSGSGKSTLIRCINHLEAHQEGTIDVNGTRLNESSRNITQIRREVGMVFQQFNLFPHMTILDNLCFAPMWARNTPRMDAEATAMRYLERVGIAEQRDKYPGQLSGGQQQRVAIARSLCMNPSIMLFDEPTSALDPEMIKEVLDVMIELAHSGMTMLCVTHEMSFARSVADRVIFMDSGEIVEQNTPDAFFDHPQMDRTRRFLSQILSH; this is encoded by the coding sequence ATGACCACAACCATGGCCAGCCAGAGCGAACCCCGAGACGTCGTCATCGAGATGCGCGCCGTGAACAAGTGGTACGATGATTTCCACGTTCTCAAGGACATCGACCTGACTGTGGAGAGGGGCGAACGCATCGTCATCTGCGGCCCGTCCGGGTCGGGAAAATCGACGCTGATCCGCTGCATAAACCACTTGGAGGCGCACCAGGAGGGTACCATCGACGTCAATGGCACGCGGCTCAACGAAAGTAGCAGGAACATTACCCAGATCCGGCGCGAGGTCGGAATGGTCTTTCAGCAGTTCAATCTCTTTCCCCACATGACCATCCTCGACAATCTCTGCTTCGCCCCCATGTGGGCGCGCAACACTCCGCGCATGGACGCCGAAGCGACCGCCATGCGCTATCTCGAACGGGTCGGCATCGCCGAGCAGCGTGACAAGTATCCGGGCCAGCTTTCGGGAGGACAGCAGCAGCGCGTGGCCATTGCCCGATCGCTTTGCATGAACCCTTCGATCATGCTGTTCGACGAGCCGACCTCGGCGCTTGACCCCGAGATGATCAAGGAGGTTCTCGACGTGATGATCGAACTGGCACACAGCGGCATGACGATGCTTTGCGTCACGCACGAAATGTCCTTTGCCCGCTCGGTAGCCGACCGGGTGATCTTCATGGACAGCGGCGAGATCGTCGAACAGAACACGCCAGATGCCTTTTTCGACCATCCTCAGATGGACCGCACCCGCAGGTTCCTCAGCCAGATTCTGTCCCACTGA
- a CDS encoding amino acid ABC transporter permease has protein sequence MTDEAIVFKPTPPRPAPSARIGLLAWLRANLFGGWKDTIITLFLLGMLAAVVPRLFDWLVLDATFTGDAGSCRLNDGACWPFVVDKFNVLMMGVYPQDLAWRPAIAAVALIVLAGLTYTNRLRGFAVIAAWSVLPVFALIMIGGAFGMQDVDQSLWGGLMLSVLLALVGVIVSIPLGVILALGRFYGTPVVKSLCVAFIELLRGVPLITILFMASVMMPLFLPPEVVINNLLRIQIGLILFSAAYMAEVVRGGLQAIPPGQTEASLALGVSRTRTIAFVVVPQALRHVLPPLVGRCIALFKDTSLVIIVGLLDFLGMVKNAALDADWLGFQAEAYIFAAFVYWSICYGLSLYGRELERRGPSAHTA, from the coding sequence ATGACCGATGAAGCTATCGTCTTCAAACCCACCCCGCCGCGCCCCGCCCCGTCCGCACGGATCGGACTGCTCGCCTGGTTGCGGGCGAACCTGTTCGGTGGCTGGAAAGATACGATCATCACGCTGTTCCTGCTGGGGATGCTGGCCGCGGTCGTGCCGCGGCTGTTCGACTGGCTCGTTCTGGATGCGACATTCACCGGCGATGCCGGAAGCTGTCGCCTGAACGACGGCGCCTGCTGGCCCTTCGTTGTGGATAAGTTCAACGTGCTCATGATGGGCGTCTATCCACAGGACTTGGCATGGCGACCGGCCATCGCCGCCGTCGCGCTGATCGTGCTGGCGGGGCTGACCTACACGAACCGGCTGCGTGGGTTCGCGGTGATCGCCGCATGGTCGGTGCTGCCGGTCTTTGCGCTGATCATGATCGGCGGCGCTTTCGGGATGCAAGACGTTGATCAGTCGCTCTGGGGCGGGCTGATGCTCAGCGTCCTGCTGGCTCTGGTCGGGGTGATCGTGTCGATCCCCCTCGGCGTGATCCTGGCACTCGGCCGATTCTACGGCACCCCGGTGGTGAAATCGCTCTGCGTGGCATTCATCGAGCTGCTGCGCGGCGTCCCGTTGATTACCATCCTGTTCATGGCCTCGGTGATGATGCCACTGTTCCTTCCGCCCGAGGTGGTCATCAACAACCTGCTTCGTATCCAGATCGGCCTGATTCTATTCTCGGCCGCCTACATGGCCGAGGTCGTCCGAGGTGGGCTGCAAGCCATACCGCCGGGCCAGACCGAAGCGTCGCTGGCTCTCGGCGTGAGCCGCACGCGGACCATCGCGTTTGTCGTTGTCCCGCAGGCGTTGCGTCATGTTCTGCCTCCGCTGGTCGGACGCTGCATCGCGCTCTTCAAGGACACGTCGCTGGTCATCATCGTCGGGCTGCTGGATTTCCTTGGCATGGTCAAGAACGCCGCCCTCGATGCCGACTGGCTGGGGTTCCAGGCCGAGGCCTATATCTTTGCCGCCTTCGTCTACTGGTCGATCTGCTATGGCCTCAGCCTTTATGGCCGAGAGCTGGAACGGCGCGGCCCATCCGCCCACACTGCCTGA
- a CDS encoding amino acid ABC transporter permease yields the protein MAVTSTKTALGLTAGAMRSALSQGAVLALVLAGVYLLFDNTQENLALRGIESGFAFLEQEAGLPIGDSLIDYDPTRSYGYAFLVGVLNTLFVSVLAIIGATVLGVIVGVSRVSRNWLLAKVAAIYVETLRNLPLLLTLFFVYSVVIAALPHPRDAIGLIDGVYLSKRGFYLPRPQAGPGFAVFAIGTAVALMLGIVFWRWAARHKIRTGRSVPGFRGGLAIFVGLAGFAFLLGGSPVSGELPVYSGFNFKGGMVMRPEFTSLLIGLVLYTAAYIGENVRSGIQSVDAGQIEAANALGVSSAVVTRKVLLPQALRVTIPATTNDYASLVKNSSLAVAIGYPDMVSIGGTIIGQNGQAVEIIAMWMAVYLTINLVISVGMNYLNARVQHAQR from the coding sequence ATGGCCGTCACCAGCACGAAAACCGCCCTTGGCCTGACGGCGGGGGCCATGCGCTCGGCGCTGTCGCAGGGGGCTGTTCTGGCCCTCGTGCTGGCGGGGGTCTACCTGTTGTTTGACAACACGCAGGAAAACCTCGCGCTCAGGGGGATCGAAAGTGGTTTTGCCTTCCTCGAACAAGAGGCCGGGTTGCCGATCGGGGACAGCCTGATCGACTACGACCCAACGCGCAGCTACGGCTATGCCTTCCTGGTCGGGGTGTTGAACACGCTCTTCGTCTCCGTTCTGGCGATCATCGGTGCGACCGTTCTCGGGGTGATCGTCGGGGTGTCGCGGGTATCGCGTAACTGGCTGCTGGCGAAGGTAGCGGCGATCTATGTAGAGACGCTGCGCAACCTGCCGCTGCTGCTGACGCTGTTCTTTGTCTATTCGGTGGTCATCGCCGCATTGCCGCACCCGCGCGACGCCATCGGGCTGATAGACGGGGTCTATCTGTCCAAACGCGGATTCTATCTTCCGCGACCGCAGGCTGGCCCGGGTTTCGCAGTCTTCGCCATCGGCACGGCCGTGGCGCTGATGCTGGGGATCGTGTTCTGGCGCTGGGCCGCGCGTCACAAGATCCGCACCGGTCGGTCCGTGCCCGGTTTCCGGGGCGGGCTGGCGATCTTCGTGGGGCTTGCCGGCTTCGCCTTCTTGCTCGGTGGCAGCCCAGTCAGCGGCGAGTTGCCGGTCTATTCGGGGTTCAATTTCAAGGGCGGCATGGTGATGCGCCCGGAATTCACCTCGCTCCTGATCGGGCTGGTGCTATATACCGCCGCCTATATCGGCGAGAACGTGCGCAGCGGTATCCAGTCGGTAGATGCCGGTCAGATCGAGGCGGCGAACGCGCTCGGGGTGTCTAGTGCCGTGGTCACGCGCAAGGTACTTCTTCCACAGGCGCTGCGGGTCACCATACCGGCCACCACCAACGACTACGCGAGCCTCGTCAAAAACAGCTCGCTCGCGGTGGCGATCGGATATCCGGACATGGTGTCCATCGGTGGCACGATCATCGGGCAGAACGGCCAGGCGGTCGAGATCATCGCGATGTGGATGGCCGTCTATCTGACGATCAACCTCGTGATCTCGGTCGGCATGAATTACCTGAACGCCCGCGTTCAACATGCGCAACGGTGA
- a CDS encoding amino acid ABC transporter substrate-binding protein, which yields MNKVLKLGAATAAAMTVAGAVHAGTLDKVREAGELACGVSEGVPGFSNPNSEGVWVGFDVDFCRAIAAAILGDAEAVRYVPLASKQKVLAVSSGQVDLTSRTTTWTMKRDTTEGVDFTAVVYYDGQGFMINAATGVESAKEMDGATVCVTTGTTTELNLADFGRSNDLQLEPVVFEGKHEAVEAYKSGRCDALTTDMSQLAAFRTSFADPSAHRILPEVISKEPLAPLVAHGDNQWKDLVTWVVFGLIAAEDLGITQANVAEQAANATAPNIKRLLGSSGDTGGFIGLDGDWMVKAISAVGNYGEIFGRNLTATLGMERGLNAQWKDGGILYAMPIR from the coding sequence ATGAACAAGGTGTTGAAACTGGGCGCGGCTACTGCTGCGGCGATGACCGTTGCCGGGGCGGTTCATGCGGGTACGCTGGACAAGGTGCGCGAGGCGGGCGAACTGGCTTGTGGCGTCAGTGAAGGCGTGCCCGGCTTCTCCAACCCCAATTCCGAGGGTGTCTGGGTCGGGTTCGACGTGGACTTCTGCCGGGCCATCGCAGCGGCGATCCTGGGCGATGCCGAGGCGGTCCGCTATGTGCCGCTGGCTTCCAAACAGAAGGTACTTGCGGTGTCGAGCGGGCAGGTCGATCTGACATCACGCACAACCACCTGGACGATGAAGCGCGACACGACCGAGGGCGTGGATTTCACCGCCGTGGTTTATTACGACGGCCAAGGCTTCATGATCAACGCTGCCACCGGCGTCGAAAGCGCGAAGGAAATGGACGGCGCAACGGTCTGCGTCACGACAGGCACCACGACCGAACTGAACCTGGCGGATTTCGGACGCTCCAACGACCTGCAACTCGAACCCGTGGTTTTCGAAGGCAAGCACGAGGCAGTGGAAGCCTACAAGTCGGGCCGCTGCGACGCTCTGACCACCGACATGAGCCAGTTGGCCGCATTCCGCACCAGTTTCGCTGATCCGTCGGCGCACCGGATCCTGCCCGAGGTCATCTCGAAAGAGCCTCTTGCGCCGCTGGTCGCGCATGGCGACAACCAGTGGAAGGACCTCGTCACCTGGGTTGTGTTCGGACTGATTGCGGCCGAGGATCTGGGTATCACCCAGGCCAATGTCGCCGAGCAGGCGGCCAATGCGACCGCCCCGAACATAAAGCGGTTGCTGGGCAGCAGCGGCGACACCGGCGGTTTCATCGGGCTGGACGGCGACTGGATGGTCAAGGCCATCTCGGCGGTCGGCAACTACGGCGAGATCTTCGGGCGCAACCTGACTGCAACGCTCGGGATGGAACGCGGCCTGAACGCGCAGTGGAAGGATGGCGGAATCCTCTACGCGATGCCGATCCGCTGA
- a CDS encoding mechanosensitive ion channel family protein, with amino-acid sequence MAPALSAHHPDERALTMSVKQHFRRLLWPAILTLFSLGLVLFPSRLAGVLGDDETLSLAVTALAYFAAAWFASRIAAFVLDQTAARRRPYPRLLKDMVAALLFLIAFVATVSLFMGQGAFGALAGSGLVLALLGFAIRNVVADTLSGVALGVEGPFRIGDWVDIDGLARGKVIEIGWRTTRLLTIDRTYMILPNSQIARQRITNYSAPKPQYRAQVKITLDHSMPIGRASDVMLAALKAAKLIQQDPAPDVRVLSYEEGGITYALRFWISRFDRDADCRDEIFTVVDEALRRAGTVAPYRRIEVIPRAIPDDA; translated from the coding sequence ATGGCGCCCGCGCTGTCCGCACATCATCCAGACGAAAGGGCTTTGACCATGAGCGTGAAGCAACATTTCCGCCGGCTTCTCTGGCCTGCGATCTTGACTCTGTTCAGCCTCGGGCTGGTCCTGTTTCCGTCGCGACTGGCCGGGGTGCTCGGGGATGACGAAACCCTGTCGCTCGCCGTCACCGCGCTGGCCTATTTTGCGGCGGCTTGGTTCGCCAGCAGGATCGCAGCGTTCGTCCTCGATCAGACTGCCGCAAGACGCCGCCCCTACCCGCGCCTGCTCAAGGATATGGTGGCGGCGCTGCTGTTTCTGATCGCCTTCGTCGCGACCGTCTCGCTTTTCATGGGGCAAGGCGCGTTCGGGGCACTGGCGGGCTCCGGCCTCGTGCTGGCGCTGCTGGGCTTCGCGATCCGAAACGTCGTCGCCGACACGCTGTCAGGGGTCGCGCTGGGCGTGGAGGGACCGTTCCGTATCGGCGACTGGGTCGATATCGACGGGCTGGCGCGCGGCAAGGTGATCGAGATCGGCTGGCGCACCACGCGGCTCCTGACGATCGATCGTACCTACATGATCCTGCCCAACAGCCAGATCGCGCGCCAGCGTATCACCAACTATTCCGCGCCCAAGCCCCAATACCGTGCACAGGTCAAGATAACGCTCGATCACAGCATGCCGATCGGCCGTGCGTCCGACGTCATGCTGGCGGCCCTGAAAGCGGCAAAACTCATCCAGCAAGACCCGGCACCTGACGTGCGTGTCCTGTCCTACGAAGAGGGCGGGATCACCTACGCATTGCGCTTCTGGATATCGCGGTTCGATCGCGATGCCGATTGCCGCGATGAGATTTTCACCGTCGTGGACGAGGCGCTCCGCCGGGCCGGAACCGTCGCCCCCTATCGCCGGATAGAGGTGATCCCGAGAGCCATTCCCGATGACGCCTAA
- the rnk gene encoding nucleoside diphosphate kinase regulator, whose amino-acid sequence MTEKTRTVAKRNPRAPKIIINADDLAYIEALAEGAMQRSPALADRLLDEIGRARIVAPAKMPANVVSIGSTVTYRDESTGIERTVTLSYPEDADIAQQRVSVVTPIGVALLGLTEGAVFHWDTRANQRRMLTVIRVHPPSGDGDG is encoded by the coding sequence ATGACCGAAAAGACCAGGACTGTCGCGAAACGCAATCCGCGTGCCCCGAAGATCATCATCAATGCCGATGATCTCGCGTATATCGAAGCGCTCGCCGAAGGGGCGATGCAACGCAGCCCGGCGCTCGCCGACCGCCTGCTGGACGAGATCGGGCGCGCCCGGATCGTTGCGCCGGCCAAGATGCCGGCGAATGTCGTGTCGATCGGCAGCACCGTGACCTACCGGGACGAGAGTACCGGCATCGAGCGGACGGTGACGCTGAGCTATCCGGAAGATGCCGACATCGCGCAGCAGCGCGTGTCGGTCGTGACACCGATCGGCGTCGCCCTGTTGGGGCTGACCGAGGGTGCCGTGTTCCACTGGGACACACGCGCAAACCAGCGCCGGATGCTGACGGTGATCCGGGTGCATCCGCCGTCCGGCGATGGCGATGGTTGA
- a CDS encoding DUF1127 domain-containing protein yields the protein MSIYITREMIASASREGGGDNSKSLVRRLFGSAIRKWRRRKMIAVFDAMDDQLLSDIGLCRGDIRRVVNTFDDRELGMIPLASSADRLEGMTAQCGQPGRAFL from the coding sequence ATGTCCATCTACATCACCCGTGAAATGATTGCATCCGCGTCCCGCGAGGGCGGAGGCGATAACAGCAAGAGCCTCGTCCGGCGGTTGTTCGGTTCGGCGATCAGGAAATGGCGCCGGCGCAAGATGATCGCCGTGTTCGACGCCATGGATGACCAGTTGCTCAGCGATATCGGCCTCTGCCGCGGGGACATTCGCCGCGTCGTCAACACCTTCGATGACCGTGAACTGGGCATGATCCCGTTGGCGTCGTCCGCAGATCGGCTCGAGGGCATGACGGCGCAGTGCGGCCAGCCGGGCAGAGCGTTCCTCTGA
- a CDS encoding Hint domain-containing protein: MAEIVSFNPNLGTVTIAAAPGEDISGWTFESYSKSGNTASYFASGAVDTSDPQVSASDPSVIYYTSSFGLATGNQRDAVALVDENGNVVEIVGWGNDPSYALVGGSAGGQTVDPSNDNFAGDNDQGWYAKSPGSSWNGNNGSPDDGLPDDLQPYAPPCFTAGMLIDTASGRVCVETLRAGDVVLNSAGDTRTIRWVGRKRIEFADKAKRDHLRPIRILAHAFGTGLPDRDLRVSPRHRIALSDPWYELHFGSRDVLVAAVHLVNGTTVARDRDCKSVDYVHLLFDQHEVLISNGLPSESFHPGSMTIPGLEADQREELFQIFPELEDDPVVFGSSCLPTLRGWEARLINDHFASLPNGCGGR; encoded by the coding sequence GGCTGAAATCGTCTCTTTCAACCCGAACCTCGGCACTGTCACGATCGCCGCAGCGCCGGGAGAGGACATTTCGGGCTGGACATTCGAGAGCTATTCCAAGTCCGGAAACACTGCCAGTTACTTCGCAAGCGGGGCTGTCGACACTTCCGATCCGCAAGTTTCTGCCTCGGACCCATCGGTAATCTACTACACCTCCAGCTTCGGCCTGGCGACCGGCAACCAACGGGACGCCGTCGCTCTCGTCGATGAGAACGGGAACGTTGTCGAGATTGTCGGATGGGGCAATGACCCGTCTTATGCTTTGGTGGGCGGCAGCGCGGGCGGCCAAACGGTGGACCCGTCAAACGACAACTTTGCCGGTGACAACGATCAGGGTTGGTACGCCAAAAGCCCCGGCAGTTCCTGGAACGGAAACAACGGGTCGCCCGACGATGGCTTGCCGGACGATCTTCAGCCATATGCCCCGCCATGTTTCACCGCTGGAATGCTGATCGATACCGCTTCGGGCCGTGTTTGCGTTGAAACGCTGCGGGCCGGTGATGTCGTGCTGAATTCCGCCGGCGACACCCGCACCATCCGTTGGGTTGGCCGAAAACGCATAGAGTTCGCGGACAAGGCCAAGCGCGACCATCTGCGTCCAATCCGCATCCTGGCACATGCCTTCGGAACGGGGCTGCCCGACCGTGACCTGCGCGTGTCGCCCCGGCATCGGATTGCGCTGAGCGATCCATGGTATGAACTGCATTTCGGCTCCAGAGATGTCCTCGTGGCAGCAGTGCATCTCGTAAACGGGACCACTGTTGCCCGGGACCGGGACTGCAAGTCGGTGGACTATGTGCATCTGCTGTTCGACCAGCATGAAGTCCTGATCTCAAACGGATTGCCGAGCGAGAGTTTCCATCCGGGTTCCATGACCATTCCCGGCCTCGAAGCGGATCAGCGGGAAGAACTGTTCCAGATCTTCCCAGAGCTGGAGGACGATCCTGTCGTGTTCGGCTCGAGCTGCCTGCCCACGCTGCGCGGATGGGAGGCGCGGTTGATCAACGATCATTTTGCCTCCCTGCCAAATGGCTGCGGTGGGCGGTGA